TTCTGGTTCCGCAGTTGCTCAACGCTCAGGGCAAGGCCCGGGCCACCGGTGCTCAAGCCTACGGGCGTAATCTTATTACTGTCGTTCAAGCAGCCCGCACCGAAACGGGCAAGACTGCTTCTACGATTGCAGCTACCTGTGCCATTAGCGACTTGCCAGAAGGCGGCAGCCAGCCAGCGAAGCCTGATTACGTTCTTGCTGCAACTGGGTGTGCTCTTTCTGACGGTACTGCACCCAACCAGCAGACTCTAACTGTTACGTACGATGGCACGAAGACTGTTGTCCTGAAAACTGGGTTCTAAATTCTAATAATCAAGGGAGGACGGTGGCGCCACCGTCCTCCCTTGATTATAGATTACAGAAAAACTATCTTAAAATTTTTACTAATATAGAATTCTGGCATATATCAGCAGTATCGGGAGACTTCTATTATTCAGATTCTACTAAAATTATTACTCTACAGCATGTAACTAACATTTAATTCTGCAATTACTCTATACGTTTAATAATTTTCCTAAAAATAGTAAGAGTCCTGTAAGAAACCTCCCACTAGTGTGTGGTCAAGGAAGGACGGGAGACACCCGCACCTGCAAGCCATCAGTAGGCGGGCCGGACCCAAATACATACATCATCCGGCAGGCCGAACGCGCACAAGGAGACCACCATGAAGAACAACACCCAAGGCTTCACCCTGATCGAGCTGCTGATCGTCATCGCCATCATCGGGATTCTGGCGGCCGTTCTGGTTCCGCAGTTGCTCAACGCTCAGGGCAAGGCCCGGGCCACTGGTGCTCAAGCCTACGGACGTAATGTTATAACTGTTACGCAGGCGGCCCGCACCGAAACGGGCAAGACTGCTTCTACGATTGGAGCT
This genomic interval from Deinococcus aerolatus contains the following:
- a CDS encoding type IV pilin protein; this encodes MKNNTQGFTLIELLIVIAIIGILAAVLVPQLLNAQGKARATGAQAYGRNLITVVQAARTETGKTASTIAATCAISDLPEGGSQPAKPDYVLAATGCALSDGTAPNQQTLTVTYDGTKTVVLKTGF
- a CDS encoding competence type IV pilus major pilin ComGC: MKNNTQGFTLIELLIVIAIIGILAAVLVPQLLNAQGKARATGAQAYGRNVITVTQAARTETGKTASTIGADCAISALPAGGSDPVKPDYINGCALTLDGTAAGNQTLTVTYDTDKTVVLKTGF